The Cytophagales bacterium genomic interval AAAATCCTGCTTACACTTATCTAATCCCCGGTACATATGATATAACCTTAACGGTTACAAATGGCTGTGGTACAGATATTATACTTATGAATGCTTTGATCAACGTTACTGCCAACACGCTGAATGTAAACTTTGCATTTGATACAGCATGTTTCGGATATCCTACAACATTCACTGATCTATCTACAGGAACACCTGCTACCTGGGTATGGGATTTTAACGATGGGGGATTTCCCGTTGATTCCAGTCAGAACGCGTCACATACCTTTTCAGGTCCCGGAACTTATAGTGTGGATTTAACAATTTCCGGTGGTGCATGTTTGAGCTTTATTAGCCAGCTTGTATTGGTTAATCCTTCGCCTAATGCAGGTTTTACAAATACAACAGCCTGCGCAAATGATAATACATTTTTTACAGATGCATCAGGCGGTGGACCTGTAAGCTGGCTATGGGATTTTGGGGATGTTAGTCCGTTAGATAGCAATCAAAATCCTGCACATGCTTATGCAGCAGGAGGAAATTATAATGCCACTTTAGTAGTAACCAATATAGAAGGTTGTAATGATACCATTGTCAATGTGGTAACTGTTGATAGCTTACCAATTGTTTTGGTGACGCCCCCAGCGCCAGCTACATGTGCCGCTGGAGATCCTGTAACTTTAGCTGCAAGCGGTGCAGCTACCTATAGCTGGACTCCAGCTACAGGGCTTAGCGCTACCGTAGGAGATACTGTAATAGCTTCACCTATTGTGCAACCACTACCTATACAGTATTCGGTACGGATATTAATGGCTGTGCAG includes:
- a CDS encoding PKD domain-containing protein translates to MFRYCCCGSDYTQSGLPTANFSATPLTVCAGSPVTFTDSSTGSPTTWLWNFGDGGGDNVQNPAYTYLIPGTYDITLTVTNGCGTDIILMNALINVTANTLNVNFAFDTACFGYPTTFTDLSTGTPATWVWDFNDGGFPVDSSQNASHTFSGPGTYSVDLTISGGACLSFISQLVLVNPSPNAGFTNTTACANDNTFFTDASGGGPVSWLWDFGDVSPLDSNQNPAHAYAAGGNYNATLVVTNIEGCNDTIVNVVTVDSLPIVLVTPPAPATCAAGDPVTLAASGAATYSWTPATGLSATVGDTVIASPIVQPLPIQYSVRILMAVQIL